A single Streptomyces sannanensis DNA region contains:
- the leuA gene encoding 2-isopropylmalate synthase, whose translation MTISVGRPTPITNAAHAQRPSGMPIHKYGRYEAVDIPDRTWPDRRITKAPRWLSTDLRDGNQALIDPMSPARKREMFDLLVRMGYKEIEVGFPSSGETDFSFVRSIIEEGAIPEDVTISVLTQAREDLIERTVESLRGAHRATVHLYNATAPTFRRVVFRGSKDDIKQIAVDGTRLVMEYAEKILGDETIFGYQYSPEIFTDTELDFALEVCEAVCDVWQPEEGREIILNLPATVERSTPSTHADRFEWMSRNLSRREYICLSAHPHNDRGTAVAAAELAVMAGADRVEGCLFGQGERTGNVDLVTLGMNLFSQGVDPQIDFSQIDEIRRTSEYCNQMEVHPRHPYAGDLVYTAFSGSHQDAIKKGFDAMEADAAAQGRTVDDIEWAVPYLPIDPKDVGRSYEAVIRVNSQSGKGGIAYVLKNDHKLDLPRRMQIEFSRIIQAKTDAEGGEVTPDEIWSVFRDEYLPNPDNPWGRIQLRAGQIATHKDGTDTLTGDAVVDGVETVLTGSGNGPISAFFDALQGIGIDVRLLDYQEHTMSEGASSQAASYIECAIDGKVLWGIGIHANTTRASLNAIVSAVNRSARSY comes from the coding sequence ATGACCATCTCCGTCGGCCGCCCCACGCCGATCACCAACGCCGCGCACGCCCAGAGGCCGTCCGGGATGCCCATCCACAAGTACGGCCGGTACGAGGCCGTGGACATCCCCGACCGCACCTGGCCGGACCGGCGCATCACCAAGGCGCCGCGCTGGCTGTCGACCGACCTCCGGGACGGGAACCAGGCGCTGATCGACCCGATGTCGCCGGCCCGCAAGCGTGAGATGTTCGACCTGCTGGTCCGTATGGGCTACAAGGAGATCGAGGTCGGCTTCCCGTCCTCCGGCGAGACGGACTTCTCGTTCGTACGGTCCATCATCGAAGAGGGCGCGATCCCCGAGGACGTGACCATCTCCGTGCTGACCCAGGCCCGTGAGGACCTGATCGAGCGCACCGTCGAGTCGCTGCGCGGCGCCCACCGGGCCACCGTGCACCTGTACAACGCGACAGCTCCCACCTTCCGCCGGGTCGTCTTCCGGGGCTCCAAGGACGACATCAAGCAGATCGCCGTCGACGGCACCCGTCTGGTGATGGAGTACGCCGAGAAGATCCTGGGCGACGAGACGATCTTCGGCTACCAGTACAGCCCGGAGATCTTCACCGACACCGAGCTGGATTTCGCCCTGGAGGTCTGCGAGGCCGTCTGTGACGTCTGGCAGCCCGAGGAGGGCCGCGAGATCATCCTGAACCTGCCCGCCACCGTGGAGCGTTCGACGCCGTCCACGCACGCGGACCGGTTCGAGTGGATGTCCCGCAACCTGTCCCGCCGTGAGTACATCTGCCTGTCCGCCCACCCGCACAACGACCGCGGCACCGCCGTCGCCGCCGCCGAGCTGGCGGTCATGGCCGGCGCCGACCGTGTCGAGGGCTGCCTGTTCGGGCAGGGCGAGCGCACCGGCAACGTCGACCTGGTCACCCTGGGCATGAACCTGTTCTCCCAGGGTGTGGACCCGCAGATCGACTTCTCGCAGATCGACGAGATCCGCCGTACGAGCGAGTACTGCAACCAGATGGAGGTCCACCCGCGCCACCCCTACGCGGGCGACCTGGTCTACACCGCCTTCTCCGGCTCCCACCAGGACGCCATCAAGAAGGGCTTCGACGCCATGGAGGCCGACGCGGCCGCCCAGGGCAGGACGGTGGACGACATCGAGTGGGCCGTGCCCTACCTGCCCATCGACCCCAAGGACGTGGGCCGCTCCTACGAGGCGGTCATCCGCGTCAACTCGCAGTCCGGCAAGGGCGGCATCGCGTACGTCCTGAAGAACGACCACAAGCTGGACCTGCCGCGCCGGATGCAGATCGAGTTCTCGAGGATCATCCAGGCCAAGACCGACGCCGAGGGTGGCGAGGTCACGCCGGACGAGATCTGGTCGGTCTTCCGGGACGAGTACCTGCCCAACCCGGACAACCCGTGGGGCCGTATCCAGCTGCGCGCCGGCCAGATCGCCACCCACAAGGACGGCACGGACACCCTGACCGGCGACGCGGTCGTGGACGGCGTCGAGACGGTGCTGACCGGTTCCGGCAACGGCCCGATCTCCGCGTTCTTCGATGCGCTGCAGGGCATCGGCATCGACGTCCGTCTGCTCGACTACCAGGAGCACACGATGAGCGAGGGTGCCAGCTCCCAGGCCGCCTCGTACATCGAGTGCGCCATCGACGGCAAGGTGCTGTGGGGCATCGGCATTCACGCCAACACCACGCGCGCCTCGCTGAACGCGATCGTCTCCGCCGTCAACCGGTCGGCCCGCTCCTACTAG
- a CDS encoding protealysin inhibitor emfourin: MRIQVRRTGGFAGIERFAEIDTTTRPDAAEWHALVERAVADGHETPPIGVPDGFNYQITVDAHTVYCSDPRLTEAQRELITRVMKEGA; encoded by the coding sequence ATGCGTATCCAGGTAAGGCGCACCGGAGGGTTCGCCGGCATCGAGCGGTTCGCCGAAATCGACACCACCACCCGCCCCGACGCGGCGGAGTGGCACGCCCTGGTGGAACGTGCGGTGGCGGACGGCCATGAAACCCCTCCCATCGGCGTACCGGACGGTTTCAACTACCAGATCACCGTCGACGCGCACACGGTCTACTGCTCCGACCCACGGCTCACCGAGGCCCAGCGCGAGCTGATCACCCGGGTCATGAAAGAAGGGGCGTAA
- the era gene encoding GTPase Era → MSVRTQPNEATHRSGFACFVGRPNAGKSTLTNALVGQKVAITSNRPQTTRHTVRGIVHRPDAQLVLVDTPGLHKPRTLLGERLNDVVRTTWAEVDVIGFCLPADQKLGPGDRFIAKELAEIKKTPKVAIVTKTDLVDSKALAEQLIAIDRLGQELGIEWAEIVPVSAVGDKQVSLLADLLVPLLPEGPALYPEGDLTDEPEQVMVAELIREAALEGVRDELPHSIAVVVEEMLPREDRPADRPLLDIHANVYIERPSQKGIIIGPKGSRLKEVGMKSRKHIEALLGTPVFLDLHVKVAKDWQRDPKQLRKLGF, encoded by the coding sequence ATGAGTGTTCGTACCCAGCCCAACGAGGCCACCCACCGGTCCGGCTTCGCCTGCTTCGTCGGCCGTCCCAATGCGGGCAAGTCCACCCTTACGAACGCTCTGGTCGGCCAGAAGGTGGCGATCACCTCCAACCGTCCGCAGACCACCCGGCACACCGTGCGCGGCATCGTGCACCGGCCCGACGCCCAGCTGGTGCTGGTTGACACCCCCGGCCTGCACAAGCCGCGCACCCTGCTCGGCGAGCGGCTCAACGACGTCGTACGGACCACCTGGGCCGAGGTCGACGTGATCGGCTTCTGCCTGCCCGCCGACCAGAAACTCGGCCCCGGTGACCGTTTCATCGCCAAGGAACTCGCCGAGATCAAGAAGACCCCGAAGGTGGCGATCGTCACCAAGACCGACCTGGTCGACTCCAAGGCGCTCGCCGAGCAGCTGATCGCCATCGACCGGCTCGGCCAGGAGCTGGGCATCGAGTGGGCGGAGATCGTCCCGGTCTCGGCGGTCGGCGACAAGCAGGTCTCGCTGCTGGCCGACCTGCTGGTACCGCTGCTCCCCGAGGGCCCCGCGCTGTATCCCGAGGGCGACCTCACCGACGAGCCCGAGCAGGTCATGGTCGCCGAGCTGATCCGCGAAGCCGCGCTGGAGGGCGTACGGGACGAGCTGCCGCACTCCATCGCCGTGGTCGTCGAGGAGATGCTGCCCCGCGAGGACCGCCCCGCCGACCGGCCGCTGCTGGACATCCACGCGAACGTCTACATCGAGCGTCCCAGCCAGAAGGGCATCATCATCGGCCCCAAGGGCAGCCGGCTGAAGGAGGTCGGCATGAAGTCCCGCAAGCACATCGAGGCACTGCTGGGTACTCCGGTCTTCCTCGACCTTCATGTGAAGGTCGCGAAGGACTGGCAGCGTGACCCGAAGCAGCTGCGCAAGCTGGGCTTCTGA
- a CDS encoding TetR family transcriptional regulator encodes MPTRKLAPGPLDVRRALLDAAARVLAEQGPASARRLVKEAGASTMAVHTHFGSMISRSAREATTRRRRLPSGPRFPEAASYSAGSAISAVPTGRKPRRA; translated from the coding sequence ATGCCGACCCGGAAGCTCGCGCCAGGGCCCCTCGATGTCCGCCGCGCACTTCTCGACGCGGCCGCACGCGTGCTCGCCGAGCAGGGACCGGCAAGCGCGCGCCGCCTGGTGAAGGAGGCCGGGGCCTCGACCATGGCGGTCCATACGCACTTCGGCTCCATGATTTCGCGGTCGGCGCGGGAGGCGACCACGAGGCGGCGGAGGCTTCCGTCGGGGCCGCGCTTCCCTGAGGCGGCGTCCTACTCCGCGGGTTCCGCGATCAGTGCGGTGCCCACCGGGCGGAAGCCCAGGCGGGCGTAG
- a CDS encoding M4 family metallopeptidase produces MTAIEPVFCGIVPPHLLDHLATTGRPAVAAAARRTLIADSAQRTTRRLTTVVGTPTLAAPSGAVANKPHRTVHDAEHSEQLPGIVVRRESKDPVRDATVNRAYAGLGATFDLFLNAFSRDSIDGSGLPLIATVHFGENYGNAFWNGEQMVFGDGDGEIFLDFTLPVDVIGHELAHGVTQYTANLTYFGQPGALNESMSDVFGSLVKQYALGQSAEDADWLIGAGLLAGEVEGVALRSMKAPGTAYDDDVLGKDPQPATMDDYVRTGRDNGGVHINSGIPNHAFYLLATALGGNAWERAGQIWYDVLTGGELRSKASFADFARLSVAAAQSRFGEGDEVQAVLKAWSQVGVPTG; encoded by the coding sequence ATGACCGCAATCGAACCCGTCTTCTGCGGCATCGTGCCGCCTCATCTTCTCGACCACCTGGCCACGACCGGCCGCCCCGCCGTCGCCGCGGCTGCCCGCCGCACCCTGATCGCCGACTCCGCCCAGCGCACCACCCGTCGGCTGACCACGGTCGTCGGCACCCCCACCCTCGCTGCGCCCTCGGGCGCGGTGGCGAACAAGCCGCACCGCACCGTCCACGACGCCGAGCACAGCGAGCAGCTGCCGGGCATCGTGGTGCGCCGTGAGAGCAAGGACCCCGTCCGGGACGCGACCGTCAACCGTGCGTACGCGGGTCTGGGCGCGACCTTCGACCTGTTCCTGAACGCCTTCTCGCGCGACTCCATCGACGGCAGCGGACTCCCGCTGATCGCCACCGTCCACTTCGGCGAGAACTACGGCAACGCCTTCTGGAACGGCGAACAGATGGTGTTCGGCGACGGGGACGGCGAGATCTTCCTCGACTTCACCCTCCCCGTCGACGTCATCGGCCACGAGCTGGCCCACGGCGTCACCCAGTACACCGCCAATCTCACCTACTTCGGCCAGCCCGGCGCGCTCAACGAGTCGATGTCGGACGTCTTCGGCTCGCTGGTCAAGCAGTACGCACTCGGCCAGAGCGCCGAGGACGCCGACTGGCTCATCGGTGCCGGGCTGCTCGCCGGTGAGGTCGAGGGCGTGGCGCTGCGCTCCATGAAGGCTCCCGGCACGGCGTACGACGACGACGTCCTCGGCAAGGACCCGCAGCCCGCGACCATGGACGACTACGTCCGCACCGGCCGTGACAACGGCGGCGTCCACATCAACTCCGGCATCCCCAACCACGCCTTCTACCTGCTCGCCACCGCCCTCGGCGGCAACGCCTGGGAGCGGGCCGGCCAGATCTGGTACGACGTACTCACCGGCGGCGAGCTCCGGAGCAAGGCGAGCTTCGCCGACTTCGCCCGGCTGAGCGTGGCCGCCGCGCAGTCCCGTTTCGGCGAGGGCGACGAGGTCCAGGCGGTGCTCAAGGCCTGGTCACAGGTGGGCGTGCCCACCGGCTGA
- a CDS encoding GNAT family N-acetyltransferase — protein MTSVEHDLDRLEGYYDGVPRAGARTEDFGPLTLFVREGAGWPFYARPTRGATTAPVTADDVDRVRARQRELGIPEAFEWVAEDTPGLRAAVEKSGLTVHEHPLMVLDPEAAAPEPHPSVRLLGADDPLLPAALAVPHLAFAAPGTAIGEAGPAELAAEIAARADDGRTEHVAGRLRAGTTAVAAAVEDGVVLCSGTHNPLDGVTEIVGVGTLPTARRQGLGQAVTAALVADARAGGIGTVFLSASDEDVARIYARLGFRPVGTALIAEPAE, from the coding sequence ATGACTTCTGTGGAGCATGATCTGGACCGGCTCGAGGGCTACTACGACGGCGTCCCGCGCGCCGGCGCGCGCACCGAGGACTTCGGGCCGCTGACCCTCTTCGTCCGCGAAGGCGCCGGCTGGCCCTTCTACGCGCGCCCCACCCGCGGCGCCACGACCGCGCCGGTGACCGCCGACGACGTCGACCGCGTCCGGGCCCGGCAGCGCGAGCTCGGCATACCGGAGGCCTTCGAATGGGTCGCCGAGGACACTCCCGGGCTGCGCGCCGCCGTCGAGAAGTCCGGGCTCACGGTGCACGAGCACCCGCTGATGGTCCTCGACCCGGAGGCCGCCGCCCCGGAACCGCATCCGTCCGTACGCCTCCTGGGCGCCGACGACCCGCTGCTGCCCGCCGCGCTCGCCGTACCGCACCTCGCCTTCGCCGCGCCCGGCACGGCGATCGGCGAGGCCGGCCCGGCCGAGCTCGCCGCGGAGATCGCGGCGCGGGCCGACGACGGCAGGACCGAGCATGTCGCCGGCCGTCTGAGGGCCGGCACGACGGCGGTGGCCGCGGCCGTCGAGGACGGGGTGGTGCTCTGCTCCGGGACGCACAATCCGCTCGACGGCGTGACGGAGATCGTCGGCGTCGGCACGCTGCCGACCGCTCGCCGCCAGGGACTGGGCCAAGCGGTCACCGCCGCCCTCGTCGCCGACGCGAGGGCTGGTGGCATCGGCACGGTGTTCCTCTCGGCGAGCGACGAGGACGTGGCCCGTATCTACGCCCGCCTGGGCTTCCGCCCGGTGGGCACCGCACTGATCGCGGAACCCGCGGAGTAG